In Brassica rapa cultivar Chiifu-401-42 chromosome A06, CAAS_Brap_v3.01, whole genome shotgun sequence, a single window of DNA contains:
- the LOC103828010 gene encoding protein WEAK CHLOROPLAST MOVEMENT UNDER BLUE LIGHT-like 3, translated as MSADDDKDSDDLNIFLNAIGEDEEAPMRKSTNEEDIFFNLDDGGGEGDLHNPFQDLSDSNQPVFESPEVYVAPRVMISHQDSFSEEEGSRIEDARILPFSPRLRVPASPRAFVYQRSVESPRFGLIDTASPFESVKDAVSKFGGITDWKAHKIQTIERRKMVDEELEKMQEALPEYKRESELAEEAKHDALRELETTKGLIEELKLELEKAQLEEQQAKQDSDLAQMRVEEMEKGVANEASVAVKAQLEVAKARQESATCELRSVREEIEMVCNEYEDMLREKDLAAERAEAAAKEAKEIEREMDGLSIELIATKESLESAHTAHLEAEEKRFGAAMGRDQDMYNWEKELKMVEDDIERLNQETRAADDMKTRLDAASALEYDLRAELAAFTESSTRMGNDDNIHAAVDSAKRELEEVKSNIEKAASEVKALKIIAGSLQSELARERQDLAETKERQSAAGGLVRTSDEEAREELMDTSNKLEEAMKEAEDAKLLAAAARDELRMAEELSEQAKTGMSTIENRLTEAKKEMEAARASEKLALAAIKALQETESSQRFEEMSNSPRSIIISVEEYYELSKRAHESEEEANTKLSQIVSQIEVAKEEESRILEKLEEVNREMSVRKGELKAAMGKAEKARDGKLSMEQELRKWRSENGKRRTEEGMEPEKSPTRSSTFAFGEQGTSSNIDNNNVTPETKKKKKKKLSLLPKVLMFLSRKKSHK; from the exons ATGTCGGCGGATGATGATAAAGATTCAGACGACCTTAATATATTCCTCAACGCCATTGGCGAAGATGAAGAAGCACCGATGAGGAAAAGCACCAACGAAGAAGACATCTTCTTCAACTTGGACGATGGAGGAGGAGAGGGAGATTTGCATAACCCATTTCAAGATTTGTCGGATTCGAATCAACCAGTCTTTGAATCTCCTGAGGTTTACGTGGCACCGAGGGTGATGATAAGCCATCAAGATTCCTTCTCAGAGGAGGAGGGTTCAAGAATCGAAGATGCCAGGATCTTGCCCTTCTCCCCTCGTCTACGTGTCCCTGCTTCTCCTCGCGCTTTTGTCTATCAGAGATCTGTGGAATCCCCTCGTTTTGGATTGATTGATACCGCTTCCCCTTTCGAATCTGTCAAGGACGCTGTTTCAAAGTTCGGTGGGATTACTGACTGGAAAGCTCATAAGATTCAGACAATAGAG agAAGGAAGATGGTTGATGAAGAGCTTGAGAAGATGCAAGAAGCACTGCCCGAGTATAAGAGAGAATCTGAGTTAGCTGAAGAGGCCAAACACGATGCGTTGAGAGAACTAGAGACCACAAAGGGACTCATTGAGGAGCTCAAACTCGAGCTAGAGAAAGCCCAATTAGAAGAGCAGCAGGCGAAACAGGACTCGGACCTCGCGCAGATGCGCGTTGAGGAGATGGAGAAAGGTGTAGCTAACGAGGCAAGCGTTGCCGTTAAAGCACAGCTCGAGGTAGCTAAAGCGCGACAGGAGTCTGCCACTTGTGAGCTGCGGTCCGTGAGAGAAGAGATTGAAATGGTTTGTAATGAATACGAAGATATGTTGAGGGAAAAAGATTTGGCTGCGGAGAGAGCTGAAGCTGCTGCGAAGGAAGCTAAAGAGATCGAGAGAGAAATGGATGGGTTGAGTATAGAGCTCATAGCCACCAAGGAGTCGTTGGAATCAGCGCACACTGCTCATCTCGAAGCGGAAGAGAAGAGGTTCGGTGCAGCGATGGGTCGGGACCAAGACATGTACAACTGGGAAAAGGAACTGAAGATGGTGGAAGATGATATCGAGAGGCTTAACCAAGAGACTCGCGCCGCTGATGATATGAAAACAAGGCTAGACGCTGCTTCTGCTCTTGAGTATGATCTGAGAGCTGAGTTAGCAGCTTTCACTGAGAGTTCGACCAGGATGGGTAATGATGATAACATACATGCGGCTGTTGATTCTGCAAAGAGAGAGCTCGAAGAAGTCAAATCCAACATTGAGAAAGCAGCTTCCGAGGTGAAAGCATTGAAGATAATAGCTGGATCATTACAGTCCGAGCTTGCGAGGGAGAGACAGGATCTAGCAGAAACTAAGGAGAGACAAAGTGCGGCGGGGGGTTTGGTCCGGACATCAGATGAGGAAGCAAGAGAGGAGCTGATGGACACATCCAATAAGTTGGAGGAGGCGATGAAAGAGGCAGAGGATGCGAAGCTCTTAGCCGCAGCTGCTAGAGACGAGCTTAGAATGGCTGAGGAGTTGTCTGAACAAGCTAAAACCGGAATGTCTACGATAGAGAACAGGCTAACCGAGGCGAAAAAAGAAATGGAGGCCGCTAGAGCTTCGGAGAAGTTGGCCTTGGCTGCTATAAAAGCTCTGCAGGAGACTGAGTCTTCACAGAGATTTGAAGAGATGAGTAATTCCCCGAGAAGCATCATTATCTCTGTAGAAGAATACTACGAGCTGAGCAAGCGGGCACACGAGTCAGAGGAAGAGGCGAACACAAAGCTATCGCAGATTGTATCCCAGATAGAAGTGGCTAAAGAGGAAGAGTCGAGAATCTTGGAGAAACTAGAGGAAGTGAATAGAGAGATGAGCGTGCGGAAAGGAGAGCTAAAAGCGGCTATGGGAAAAGCCGAAAAGGCTAGAGATGGGAAGTTGAGTATGGAGCAAGAGTTGAGAAAATGGAGATCAGAGAATGGGAAGAGAAGAACAGAAGAAGGTATGGAGCCTGAGAAGAGCCCGACGAGGTCAAGCACGTTTGCGTTCGGTGAACAAGGGACCAGCAGCAACATTGATAACAATAATGTGACCcctgaaacaaagaaaaagaagaagaagaaactttcTTTGCTGCCAAAGGTTCTCATGTTCTTGTCAAGGAAGAAGTCTCACAAGTGa